The window TTTTTCACAACTTTGCCTTTGTATCTATAGAAAAATCCTATTCTGGTCAAGCATTTAAGGTGATAAATGCATTGTGGGGATTGGGTCTCTTATCCCTTACTAAAAATATTATCATTTTTGATAAAGATGTAAATGTGCAGGATACAGGAGAGATTTTGTGGAGATGGGGTTGTAATGTAGACCCTCAGAGAGATGTGATATTTACTAAAGGGCCGTTGGATGAGCTGGATCATTCCTCTCCGCAGGTTGCATTTGGTAGTAAGATGGGCATAGATGCCACGAAAAAATGGAAGGGAGAAGTAGAAAGACCATTTCCGCATGATTTAAAGATGGATGAAGGGGTCGTTAAAAAGGTAGATAAGAACTGGGGAAAATACGGTTTTTAGAATTACAAGATAAAATAAAAAAGGAGTAAAAGTGAAAATAGTGATAGGTTCAGACCATGCGGGATTTAAAATGAAGAATGAAATTGTGGATTATCTGAAAAGAAAAAATATAGAGGTAATAGATGTTGGTGCATATTCAGAAGAAAGCGTAGATTATCCTGATATTGCTCAAAGGGTAGTAAAGGAGGTGCTTGGTTTAAATTGTCTCGGTATTCTTGTTTGTGGAACAGGGATAGGTATGTCTATTACTGCTAATAAATTTAAAGGAATCAGATGTGCTTTGTGTTATAATGAATATGCGGCAGAATATGCGAGAAGGCATAATGATGCGAATATTATTGCCCTTGGTGGACGGACAATGGATATAATAGAGGTAAAAAAGATGTTGGATATATTCATAAAAACGCCATTTGAAGCTGGAAGGCATGAAAGAAGACTGAATAAGATAAAGGAACTGGAGGGGTAGATGAAAGATCTGAAAGATGTGGATTTTGAGGTGTATGAGGCAATAGAGAAAGAAAAAGAAAGGGAAAATTACAATCTGGAGATGATCGCTTCTGAAAACATGTCTTCTCCTGCTGTGCTACAAGCAATGGGTTGTTGCATGACAAATAAATATGCAGAAGGATATCCGGGAAAGAGATATTATGGCGGTTGTGAATATGTAGATGTAGTAGAAAGCCTGGCTCAAGAGAGGGCAAAAAAACTATTTAATGCGGAGCATGTAAATGTTCAGCCTCATTCTGGCACTCAAGCCAATATGGCTATATATATGGCAGCATTACAGCCAGGAGAGAGATTGCTTGGTATGGCGCTTCCCCATGGCGGCCATCTGTCTCATGGAGCGGCGGTGAACTTTTCTG is drawn from Deltaproteobacteria bacterium and contains these coding sequences:
- the rpiB gene encoding ribose 5-phosphate isomerase B; this translates as MKIVIGSDHAGFKMKNEIVDYLKRKNIEVIDVGAYSEESVDYPDIAQRVVKEVLGLNCLGILVCGTGIGMSITANKFKGIRCALCYNEYAAEYARRHNDANIIALGGRTMDIIEVKKMLDIFIKTPFEAGRHERRLNKIKELEG